A genomic segment from Armatimonadota bacterium encodes:
- a CDS encoding tetratricopeptide repeat protein, translating to MTAEGQSPRDQGLEFLRQGLIEQGIEALKQALELDPSDPQIYLYLGLAYFRQDDLENVIEILEKAIDVAPTSPQIHYNLGVAYQKAHNSTLAKDEYLRALGLDPSYSAAKQALEQLTAAQEQEMMKPPDDSGEAPAEA from the coding sequence ATGACGGCTGAAGGACAAAGCCCCCGTGACCAAGGACTGGAGTTTCTCCGGCAGGGCCTGATCGAGCAGGGAATCGAGGCCCTGAAGCAGGCTCTCGAGCTGGACCCGTCCGATCCGCAGATCTACCTCTATCTCGGGCTGGCGTATTTCCGGCAGGACGACCTCGAGAACGTGATCGAGATTCTCGAGAAGGCGATTGACGTAGCGCCTACCTCACCGCAGATTCATTACAACCTCGGGGTGGCCTATCAGAAGGCGCACAACTCGACTCTCGCGAAGGACGAATACCTGCGCGCTCTGGGACTCGATCCGAGCTACTCCGCGGCCAAGCAGGCGCTGGAGCAACTGACCGCCGCGCAGGAACAGGAGATGATGAAGCCTCCAGACGACTCAGGAGAAGCCCC
- the xseA gene encoding exodeoxyribonuclease VII large subunit, translating into MSFNKPTRSISFDDEGAVLSDSGEGSSPLDQRSSVLSVRQLSACIRAMFETEEAMQNVWVRGEVSNLTRHSSGHIYFSLKDESAAIRCVIWSNVAKSGRFEISNGMKIIVRGRVTVYERQGYYQIAVNEVTPDGVGALYVAYEQLKARLQAEGLFEDERKIAIPRFSSKVAVVTSRTAAALRDIVTIAARRWPAASIILVPSLMQGDGAEDAVVEAVRTADALPDVDVVIVARGGGSIEDLWTFNTESVARAIAAAEKPVVSAIGHETDYTLADFVADLRAPTPSAAAELVFPDSKEVLGKIAHLRDAMTDALRQYVVDRRSRLEAALRSRCFAHPEDLLRDDWQTVDAFSMRISSSAKEFVTQCENRLGKAAARLDALSPLRVLARGYAVVRRLDDGRVVHEASNVAAGDVIETLLSNGRLISEVKETHERWD; encoded by the coding sequence ATGTCCTTCAACAAGCCGACCCGTTCCATCAGCTTCGACGACGAAGGTGCGGTGCTGAGCGATTCCGGTGAGGGATCGTCGCCGCTCGATCAGCGCAGTAGCGTCCTTTCCGTGCGCCAGCTCTCTGCATGCATCCGCGCTATGTTCGAGACCGAGGAGGCGATGCAGAACGTCTGGGTGCGCGGCGAGGTGAGCAATCTCACCAGGCATTCGAGCGGGCATATCTACTTCTCTCTCAAGGACGAATCGGCCGCTATACGCTGCGTGATCTGGTCCAACGTGGCGAAGAGTGGCCGGTTCGAAATCTCGAACGGCATGAAGATCATCGTCCGCGGACGGGTGACCGTATACGAGAGACAGGGGTACTACCAGATTGCCGTGAACGAGGTCACCCCCGACGGCGTCGGCGCGCTCTACGTTGCGTACGAGCAGCTCAAAGCAAGACTCCAGGCAGAGGGGCTCTTTGAGGACGAGCGGAAGATTGCGATCCCGCGGTTTTCCAGCAAGGTCGCTGTCGTCACGTCCCGGACTGCCGCTGCCCTTCGGGACATCGTCACGATTGCGGCGCGGCGTTGGCCGGCCGCGAGCATCATCCTCGTGCCGAGCCTGATGCAGGGAGACGGTGCTGAGGATGCTGTTGTGGAGGCGGTCCGTACCGCGGACGCCCTTCCGGATGTTGATGTCGTCATCGTGGCGCGCGGTGGAGGCTCGATTGAGGACCTTTGGACGTTCAACACGGAATCGGTCGCAAGGGCGATCGCCGCCGCTGAGAAGCCTGTGGTTTCCGCGATCGGGCACGAGACCGACTACACCCTGGCCGACTTCGTGGCCGACCTCCGGGCGCCGACGCCGTCAGCCGCGGCGGAACTAGTGTTCCCGGACTCGAAGGAAGTGTTGGGGAAGATCGCCCATCTACGCGATGCTATGACCGATGCGCTCAGGCAGTATGTCGTCGACCGAAGGAGCAGGCTCGAAGCCGCGCTGCGTTCGAGGTGCTTTGCCCATCCAGAGGACTTGTTGCGCGACGACTGGCAGACGGTGGATGCCTTCTCGATGCGCATCTCCTCGTCTGCTAAGGAGTTCGTCACGCAGTGTGAGAACCGGCTCGGCAAGGCGGCTGCCCGGCTCGACGCCCTCAGCCCGCTTCGAGTGCTGGCCAGAGGATATGCCGTGGTGCGAAGGCTGGACGACGGCCGGGTTGTCCACGAGGCCTCGAACGTCGCGGCGGGCGATGTGATCGAGACGCTGCTCTCGAACGGGCGGTTGATATCCGAAGTGAAGGAGACTCATGAGAGGTGGGACTGA
- the xseB gene encoding exodeoxyribonuclease VII small subunit — protein sequence MADSEQTFEDALARLEEVAEQLDAGKLPLDERLALYEEGMKLVRECNRQLTEVQGKLEVLIKDGSEVSTEPLEL from the coding sequence ATGGCCGATAGCGAACAGACATTCGAGGATGCCTTGGCGCGGCTCGAGGAGGTCGCGGAGCAGTTGGACGCCGGGAAGCTGCCGCTCGATGAGAGGCTTGCGCTCTACGAGGAAGGGATGAAGCTTGTTCGTGAGTGCAACCGTCAACTCACCGAGGTTCAGGGGAAGCTCGAGGTACTGATCAAGGACGGTAGCGAAGTCTCCACAGAGCCCCTGGAGTTGTAG